The DNA region CGGCCGACAGATATGGCGCGGATGATCCGCTGCTGGTCGATTACATCTGTTCGAACACGCTGCCCCGACGCGGCATCGAGGCCGGCCCGGATGAGGTGCTGGTGACCATGGGCGCGCAGAACGCGCTGTTTCTCGCCATCGAACTGCTCGCCCGCGCCGACCGGCTCGCGGTGACCGAAGAGCCGGGCTATCCCGACTTCGCCGAGACGCTGCGGCGCGCGAAAAGCCCGACAAGCTTTCTTCCGGTCGATGACAAGGGGCTGGTGCCCGCGCTTCTGCCCGAAAGCACGCGACTGGTCATCGCCACGCCCAGCCATCACATCCCGACCGGGGCGACCATGCCGCTGGCTCGAAGGCATGAACTGCTGCGCCGTGCGATCGAGCAGGATTTTCTCGTCATCGAGGACGATTACGATTTCGAGATGTCCTATCTCGCGCCGCCCGAACCGGCGCTGAAGTCGCTCGATCGCTCGGGGCGGGTGATCTATATCGGCAGCTTTTCGAAATCGCTCTTTCCCGGACTGCGCATCGGCTATCTAGTCGCGCCCGCGCCGATGATCGCCAAGGCGCGCGCGCTGCGGGCGATCATGCTGCGTCATCCTCCCGGGCATCTGCAACGCATCACCGCCTATTTCCTGGCATTGGGTCATTACGACGCGCATATCGAAAAGCTGCGCGCCGCGCTCAAACGCCGTCGTCAGGTGCTGGAGGACGCGTTGGCCGGGACGGATCTCAGGATCGAGGGGGCGGCGGCATCGGGCGGTTCGAGCCTTTGGGTCCGCAGCACCAATGGCTGCGACAGCGCACGGCTCGCCTCGGAGCTGCGCGACGAAAGCGTGCTGATCGAACCCGGAGAGGTGTTCTTCGAACGTCCGCCGCAGCCCTGTCCGCTGTTCCGCCTCGGCTACGCCTCGATCGACGCAGCCGCCATTCCCGCCGGGATTGACCTCATCGCCCGCGCCGAACGCCGGATCACGGGCGGCTAGGCCGGGCCAGGGCGGCCCCGCCACCGTCACGCAACGCGCGCGGGCGCTTCCCCCCGGACATAGCCTGATCCGTCAGGCCCGAGCGGCGGCCATCGCCTGGTCGATCGCCTCGCGGATCTCGTTCTCGGAATAGGGCTTGACCAGCAGGACGGCGCGGGCGGGGCTGCCGACGGGCAGGCTGCCTTC from Paracoccus sp. MBLB3053 includes:
- the pdxR gene encoding MocR-like pyridoxine biosynthesis transcription factor PdxR yields the protein MRNRIPPEMIILRQGDALSLQGRLAAAILRAINDTRARPGFRLPSSRGLAEALKISRMTVTLVYQDLVAQGYLETLPRSGVAVAENAPNFDLRPASAGPDGGREPDWGAWLSGQVQPQRVIRKPSNWRDFRFPFIYGQADPRLFDHNAWRDCARRALGTRDFAELAADRYGADDPLLVDYICSNTLPRRGIEAGPDEVLVTMGAQNALFLAIELLARADRLAVTEEPGYPDFAETLRRAKSPTSFLPVDDKGLVPALLPESTRLVIATPSHHIPTGATMPLARRHELLRRAIEQDFLVIEDDYDFEMSYLAPPEPALKSLDRSGRVIYIGSFSKSLFPGLRIGYLVAPAPMIAKARALRAIMLRHPPGHLQRITAYFLALGHYDAHIEKLRAALKRRRQVLEDALAGTDLRIEGAAASGGSSLWVRSTNGCDSARLASELRDESVLIEPGEVFFERPPQPCPLFRLGYASIDAAAIPAGIDLIARAERRITGG